One genomic region from Lineus longissimus chromosome 6, tnLinLong1.2, whole genome shotgun sequence encodes:
- the LOC135489204 gene encoding small ribosomal subunit protein mS39-like — MAAPMIFHAPKNYRFYSTIISRSFFVAAGRYSQTAASTANNNVTQIQVPKRIQRSPTSVLEALAGTVEKDPLGPHYRFIDDPALIPNDVGAKRSYSLAKASGKKAAQWIMNEYYYGFQKDTAEPSIPDFNPKHTAEKILKHSSGEEAVKWMLRCKLPRDAFEHYQKMKEEGTPLSSKTMMELLEQLCIYTNKNKPDRVFLEDDFYVREMNRTDRFKVQDTWGESAPGDLLFEDLPEKTPAAYRCLIRGMSKANHAEGCIELYGEMVDKNIPADLQTSIAVLQMIPILPEESDTRWGLIEKVLRDMKENGVEPNLGIFNTIMYGLGQFMARGRRSSAWTLQVLREMKGCGIEPSLGTWGSVISVFYSRDSSQANILGEIMDHLAGKEFTFQHPTDTQFFRIAMLKCCVNQKDLDLAYKIDALLNTGRNHLLLGDSYCEMIYYNQFFKLLCSVEELDKVMAIYDRCVPHVWSPNFPNFAELLKLLEVYDGYNYIPQIWSDLVAFDYVRREDLVEPLFQLMAKEKQEEKLQEIFHGIAMKHVENVKEAEEDARPRGRPLMLTGPTFGSLIQICLNSDRFDDAWGLFQMFSKKKASCLGIPSEESLKKLADVCIANKSTEEVMQIIGAISDMAYPCVPDLVAKAKSDLELTDSQQQHLTLMV; from the exons atggctgcgcccatgatTTTTCATGCGCCGAAAAATTATCGTTTTTATTCCACGATTATCAGCAG ATCATTTTTCGTAGCCGCAGGAAGATATTCTCAAACCGCTGCCTCGACTGCCAATAATA atGTCACCCAAATTCAGGTACCCAAGAGAATACAAAG GAGTCCCACATCTGTATTGGAAGCCCTTGCAGGAACAGTTGAAAAG GATCCTCTTGGTCCACACTACAGATTTATAGATGACCCGGCATTGATACCTAATGATGTTGGTGCGAAG CGGAGTTACTCTTTGGCCAAGGCCTCAGGAAAGAAAGCAGCCCAGTGGATCATGAATGAGTATTACTACGGCTTTCAAAAGGACACGGCAGAACCCTCCATACCTGACTTCAATCCAAAGCACACCGCAGAAAAAATTCTCAAGCATTCATCTGGGGAGGAAGCTGTCAAGTGGATGCTAAGGTGTAAATTACCAAGAGATGCATTTGAGCATTATCAAAAGATGAAGGAAGAAG GAACCCCATTATCATCAAAAACCATGATGGAGCTCCTGGAGCAGCTGTGTATATACACCAACAAGAATAAACCTGATAGGGTTTTCTTGGAGGACGATTTTTATGTCCGAGAAATGAACCGGACTGATCGCTTCAAAGTCCAGGATACTTGGGG AGAGTCGGCCCCTGGTGATCTCTTGTTTGAAGACCTACCTGAAAAAACACCAGCAGCGTACCGCTGTCTAATCAGAGGCATGAGCAAG GCAAACCATGCAGAAGGCTGCATAGAACTCTATGGAGAAATGGTCGACAAGAACATTCCCGCCGATCTCCAAACGTCTATTGCTGTACTACAAATGATCCCAATTCTCCCTGAGGAAAGTGACACTCGCTGGGGCTTAATCGAAAAAGTTTTAAGGGATATGAAAGAGAATGGTGTCGAGCCAAATTTAGGAATATTCAATACAATTATGTACGGTTTAGGACAATTTATGGCTCGGGGGAGACGGAGTTCAGCTTGGACGTTACAAGTGTTGAGGGAAATGAAAGGCTGTGGAATTGAGCCGAGTCTCGGGACGTGGGGAAGCGTTATAAGTGTGTTTTACTCACGAGACT CATCTCAAGCTAATATTCTTGGAGAAATTATGGATCATCTCGCTGGGAAGGAGTTTACTTTTCAACATCCAACCGACA CCCAGTTTTTCCGGATTGCCATGTTGAAGTGCTGCGTCAACCAGAAAGATCTTGACCTCGCCTACAAGATCGACGCCCTGCTGAACACGGGCCGGAATCATTTGCTACTAGGAGACTCATATTGTGAAATGATTTACTA CAATCAGTTTTTCAAGCTTCTCTGTTCTGTGGAAGAGTTAGACAAAGTCATGGCGATATATGACAGATGTGTACCACAT GTTTGGAGtccaaattttccaaattttgcCGAGCTGCTGAAGCTGCTGGAAGTTTATGATGGCTATAATTATATTCCACAGATTTGGTCAG ATCTTGTGGCATTTGATTACGTGCGACGCGAAGATCTCGTCGAACCCCTGTTCCAgctaatggccaaggaaaaacAGGAGGAAAAGCTCCAGGAAATCTTCCACGGCATTGCAATGAAGCATGTGGAGAATGTGAAAGAAGCCGAGGAAGACGCTAGGCCTAGAGGGAGACCTTTAAT GTTGACAGGTCCAACTTTTGGCTCTCTGATACAGATTTGTCTCAACAGCGATCGGTTTGACGATGCCTGGGGTCTGTTTCAGATGTTCAGTAAGAAGAAAGCATCGTGTTTAGGGATACCTAGTGAAGAGTCTCTCAAAAAGTTGGCTGATGTCTGCATAGCTAACAAGAGTACAGAGGAGGTGATG CAAATCATTGGTGCCATATCTGACATGGCCTACCCGTGTGTGCCCGACCTGGTGGCTAAGGCGAAGTCAGATCTAGAGCTGACAGACTCTCAACA GCAACACCTCACCTTGATGGTCTAG
- the LOC135489516 gene encoding uncharacterized protein LOC135489516, which produces MNYTFGAMRERSDLRLNVETNPYEVQDYLASFRRSKSAMIVKGANTSRWSSLPTRPKALTAREPKKVPTLFKRCDNDEDQEAFTISLDVVRSPFSARTNPSQQKVGISVEFDSPTTACPTKYFPYRRSGYLDHIIRQSRVNSARVLMCDNPDVLSGMMPSQRIRSAQPAVVAASKVAIPARAKTAEPVRAPPLSRPRRRQEMKLRTVEIKDSGIAVKTKEYTTDTRNVYYTKRLQKELPKETVKGVRFDGGFQEAVISPRRQEVLKEPEPEAEKPLPPKLEVKPRDDVIMEHQPAMDTSVPKETNHIPFNIYSAQNGTTQPIASRKNKDIDDYDYKTDKVLSYYLQQERRPGTAQFHFNAQSKLNTATNLGNKSASRGRIRSRSQGNEGQGQLEFAQPNLGGFLKIHKPLVLHQRSVEEDQGSRDNDIDQPENTPCVPEQKSQKPPHPISNNTPRPPIDPTNLCLLCNCSNTDNWKMVDAMLSQSSAQDLTLPALNKTMKH; this is translated from the exons ATGAACTACACCTTTGGTGCTATGAGAGAACGATCTGACCTCCGCCTGAACGTGGAGACAAACCCGTACGAAGTCCAAGACTATCTGGCAAGCTTTAGGCGATCGAAAAG CGCCATGATAGTCAAGGGTGCCAATACGTCACGGTGGAGCTCACTGCCTACAAGGCCGAAGGCTCTCACAGCCCGTGAACCCAAGAAGGTCCCAACCTTGTTCAAAAGGTGTGACAACGACGAGGATCAGGAAGCCTTCACAATCAGCTTAGACGTCGTACGGTCTCCATTCTCCGCAAGGACAAATCCGAGCCAGCAGAAGGTCGGCATCAGTGTTGAATTTGACAGCCCCACAACGGCTTGTCCGACGAAGTATTTCCCGTACAGGCGTTCGGGTTACTTGGATCACATCATTAGACAATCTCGGGTGAATTCGGCTCGCGTTCTCATGTGCGATAACCCGGATGTTTTGAGTGGCATGATGCCATCTCAGCGGATCAGAAGTGCTCAACCTGCGGTTGTCGCAGCAAGCAAAGTTGCGATACCTGCGCGAGCGAAGACGGCCGAACCTGTCCGAGCGCCACCATTGTCACGTCCGCGCAGACGACAAGAAATGAAGCTACGGACAGTAGAAATCAAGGATTCTGGGATTGCGGTCAAAACAAAGGAGTACACGACGGACACGAGGAATGTTTATTACACCAAACGACTACAGAAAGAATTACCGAAAGAGACGGTCAAGGGGGTGAGATTTGATGGAGGATTTCAGGAGGCCGTCATATCGCCCCGCCGCCAGGAAGTTTTGAAGGAACCAGAGCCGGAGGCGGAGAAACCATTGCCGCCAAAACTAGAGGTGAAACCAcgagatgacgtcatcatggagcACCAGCCAGCTATGGACACCAGCGTCCCGAAAGAGACCAATCACATCCCATTTAACATTTACAGCGCGCAAAACGGGACGACACAACCGATCGCCTCCAGGAAGAATAAAgacattgatgattatgattacaaaacGGACAAAGTTTTATCATATTATCTCCAACAGGAGCGCAGACCAGGGACGGCGCAATTTCATTTTAATGCTCAATCAAAGTTAAATACAGCAACCAATCTTGGAAACAAATCGGCGAGCAGGGGCAGGATACGTTCACGAAGTCAAGGGAACGAAGGACAAGGACAATTAGAGTTCGCACAACCAAATCTTGGAGGATTTTTGAAAATTCACAAGCCACTGGTTCTGCATCAACGATCGGTTGAGGAGGACCAGGGATCAcgtgacaatgacattgatcaGCCGGAGAACACGCCTTGCGTCCCCGAGCAGAAATCACAAAAACCTCCACATCCGATTTCGAACAATACTCCAAGGCCCCCAATCGATCCAACAAACCTTTGTTTACTTTGCAACTGTTCGAATACTGACAATTGGAAAATGGTCGACGCCATGCTTTCACAATCGTCTGCTCAAGATTTGACTCTTCCCGCTCTGAACAAAACGATGAAACATTAG
- the LOC135489446 gene encoding alkaline ceramidase 2-like, giving the protein MSSWSIFDGFLPGTAGSDVCEANYALTNWIAEFFNTVSNIPFFVLPPLLAYLNWQYAVRVTKASNVVWAILCIIGAGSVYFHATLSFVGQLLDELAINWVLVACVVLWYPEQQLPERFRNKRRIFNSVVLGAGLFMSLLAFWQPQFNALFLVALGIPVAYTVIVEVNRYSKCLRLKSLGVQMFVYWVLGLTCWLSDKFQCHHWQSIDFPYLHCMWHVFICLAGCITVVICIFFDSMAVISEQKPVIKFWPKDNWQYLGVPYVGFKPGPFV; this is encoded by the exons ATGTCTTCGTGGAGCATATTTGATGGTTTTCTACCGGGGACAGCTGGATCTGATGTCTGCGAGGCGAATTATGCTCTCACGAACTGGATTGCTGAATTTTTCAACACG GTCAGCAACATCCCCTTCTTCGTCCTCCCGCCGCTACTGGCCTACCTCAACTGGCAGTATGCAGTCAGAGTCACCAAGGCATCAAACGTGGTCTGGGCGATCCTCTGCATCATCGGCGCGGGCTCCGTCTACTTTCACGCCACCCTGAGCTTCGTCGGGCAACTTCTCGACGAGCTTGCAATAAACTGGGTCCTCGTGGCCTGCGTGGTGCTTTGGTATCCAGAGCAACAACTACCAGAACGATTTAGAAATAAAAG GCGAATCTTCAATAGCGTGGTGCTCGGTGCAGGTCTCTTTATGTCCCTTTTAGCATTCTGGCAGCCGCAATTCAACGCATTATTTTTAGTCGCATTAGGAATCCCAGTGGCTTATACGGTCATTGTAGAAGTCAACAG GTACAGCAAGTGCTTGCGACTGAAGTCCCTCGGAGTCCAAATGTTCGTCTACTGGGTGCTCGGCTTGACGTGCTGGCTTAGTGATAAATTCCAATGCCACCATTGGCAAAGTATAGACTTTCCGTACCTCCATTGCATGTGGCATGTCTTTATATGCCTGGCCGGTTGTATCACGGTGGTGATTTGTATATTTTTTGACTCCATGGCTGTGATATCCGAACAGAAACCTGTGATCAAGTTCTGGCCTAAAGACAATTGGCAATACTTAGGTGTTCCGTATGTGGGATTCAAGCCCGGTCCATTCGTGTGA